The region GCGACAGGCGCGTTTTACTTCTTCCTGGCTTCCTCGTCCCACTGCTTCAGGACAGCGAGTTTCTCGCCGATCTTGATTTCCAGGCCGCGCGGGACCGGCTGATACCAATTGGGTTCGCGCATGCCGTCGGGAAGATACGTCTCGCCAGCCGCGTAGGCATTGGGTTCGTCGTGCGCATAGCGGTAGGCATGGCCGTGACCCAATTCCTTCATCAACTTGGTGGGGGCGTTGCGCAGGTGGATGGGGACTTCGCGGCTGCGATCCTGCTTCACGAAAGCGCGGGCCTGGTTGAAGGCGTTGTAGCCGGCGTTGCTCTTGGCGGCGACCGCCAGATAGATGACGGCCTGGCCTAGCGCCAGCTCTCCTTCCGGGCTGCCCAGCCGTTCGAAGGTCGCGGCGGCGTCGTTGGCGATCTGCATGGCGCGCGGGTCGGCCAGGCCGATGTCTTCCCACGCCATGCGCACGATGCGGCGCGACAGGTATTTGGGATCGACGCCGCCGTCCAGCATGCGCGTGAACCAATACAAGGCGCCATCCGGGTTGGAGCCGCGGACGGATTTGTGCAGGGCCGAGATCTGGTCGTAGAAGTTGTCGCCGCCTTTGTCGAAACGGCGTGCGTTCAGGGTCAGCGCGTTCTCGATGAACGAGGCGTCGATGTCCGTGATCTTCGCCACCTGCGCCGCCGAACTGGTCTGCTCCAGCAGATTGAGCATGCGGCGGGCATCGCCGTCCGCCAGGCCGACCAGGGTTTCGATGGCCTTTTCGTCGAATGTCAGATGCGCCAGGACGTCGGCGCGGGCTTTTTCCACCAGCAGCTTCAATTCGTCTTCGGTCAGGGACTTCAGAACGTAGACCTGCGACCGCGACAGCAATGCCGAGTTGACTTCGAACGACGGGTTTTCGGTGGTGGCGCCGATCAGCGTGACCAGGCCCGATTCCGCATAAGGCAGCAAGGCGTCCTGCTGCGATTTGTTGAAACGGTGGATTTCGTCGACGAACAGGATGGTGCGCTTGTGCAGGCTGAGATTGCGCTCGGCCTGGTCCATGGCCGCGCGGATGTCTTTCACGCCCGAAAACACGGCCGACAGGGCGATGAATTCACAGTCGAAAGCGGATGCGGTGAGGCGGGCGATGGTGGTCTTGCCTACGCCCGGCGGGCCCCACAGGATCATCGAGTGCGGGCGGCCGGATTCGAAAGACAGACGCAGGGGTTTGCCGGGGCCCAGCAGATGTGACTGGCCGACCACTTCGTCCAGGGTGGTGGGCCGAAGGGCTTCGGCCAGGGGCGGAATAGGCTTGGCCTTGAAAAGATCGTTCATCGTGCAATTACACCAGAAGTGGGAAGGGGGCGCGGTGATGCGACCCGGTTCGCCGCAGCGATGCCCTCGGGAAATGCAGACAGAGAATGTACTGAAAATAGGTACAAATGTACGTTTTTATGATACGTTTGTACTAATAAAATGTACAGATGACCTGTCTGCTTTATCTTGGAGTCGAGGCCATGAGTGACAAAAAGGACGTGCTGACGGCGCTTTTCCCGTCGGCATTACGCAGGAAAGCATTGGCACTGTTGTTTTCCAGGCCGCATGAGGCTTTCCATGTCCGCGAGCTGATTCGACTGCTCGATGTCTCGCCAGGGGCGCTTCCCCGGGAGCTGCTGGACATGGCTGAGGCAGGAATACTGCGCCGCGACCGGCGCGGAAATCAGGTGCTCTATGGCGTGAATCGCGAAGCTCCTTTCTTCCCGGAGCTATACGGGCTAATTCAAAAAATAGCAGGGGATATACCAGCGTTGCGGCTTGCGCTGCAGCCGTACGCGGGCGAGATAGATTTCGCGTGCGTGTTCGGTTCCGTTGCAAGGAACGAGGCTGGCCCGAACAGTGACATAGACCTGTTGCTGGTCGGAGACGGGATCACGGGACGAATGAAAGCCGAGCTGAGGGTCGCTATGAACGATGCCGGCCGCGCGCTGGACATTCAGGACTTCACCCGAGCGGAATATGCCGAGCTTCTTCACCAGGGCAGCCCGTTTATTGGAGAGGTCCTCAACAATCCTCTCATCATGTTGGTAGGAGAAGAGGATGGTCTTAAGAGCCCCGGCTCAATTCGAGGAGGCGGGCAATCTTAGACGCGCGCCACAAGATAGGCGTCGTGTGCAAGCCTGGCTAAGAGACTCGGTAGGGAAGCTCAATGACTCCGGTTTGGCTCAGGCTACGATTTCGACTCGTCTTTCGGCAGCCTACGATGCGATTTTTTCTGGGGCGCTAGCGCTTATCAATGCTCAGGGTTACCGGGTCGACGCGAGCGAAGGGCATCACAAGATCGCGATAGAGATTCTGGCGTCGTCGCTGGGTTACACGGAGATCCAGCATGAGGAGCTCCAGGTGGTACGAGAAAGTCGCAACCAGCGTTACGACGGTCGCCCGCCCAGTGAATTGCAGGTCAAGGAAGCTCGTGAATGGGCGCAGCGGACTCTGCAAGACGTGTGCCACTGGTTCGAGAAGCGCCACCCAGACTTGCTGAAAAAGTGAGAATGTTGTGACTGATGGCTCGCTTATCACGCGCCCAATGAACGAGCGGATGTGCTCGCTCTGGATGCTGCTTTCATTGCCCCAATTCCTTGCCCAGCGCGGAATCGCGGTAGGCCACCGCGTACATGGCCGTCACCACGAACACCGCCAGGACGCAAAGCAAGGTGGCCAACGCGCCCTGGACGGCGCCTTCAGCCGTCAGATAGTAGGTAAGCGGGTACAGAAAACCGTAGGCGATGCCGGCAAGCAGGACCAGCACCAGCAGCATCAGCAGCAGAGGCCAACGCTTGTAGGGCATGGCGGCGCGCAGACCGCGGAAACCGTAGGCCCCGGTCGCCGCCACGCGCGGCAGGCTCAAGCCATACGTCGCCACCAGGTACAACACGGGCAGCCAGACCACGGCCAGCAAAGGGATCAAGGCACCGAAGAACACCAGGGACGAGGGCGCGTTCATTACCATGTAGAGGACGAAGGGCACGTCCCCCGTCACGCGCCCCAGCGCCGTCACCGCGATAGTGATCGCAACGAGCAGCACCAGATACCGGACGCCGCCGCCGCCGCGCCCGCCCTCCACGCCCGTGCCGGCGTCATCCGCCAGCAGGACGGCCCGGTGCCAGGCAAACGTCACCCGCGCGAAGGCGATCAGATTGACTACCGCCGCCACGGCGAACAGCACATCCCGGTACTGATAAAGCGTCGACGTCAGCAGGGCGAACGGCAAGGTCAGGACAAACACGGCCAGGGACCAGGGCGCGGCGCCCAGCATGGCGCGGCCCCGCTGCCGAATCACGCTCGCCGTCGCGGCAATAAAACGACGTGCGCCAAGTTTGCTCGACACGGGATTCCTTCGCGGTGATGGGGCCTCGTTTATACCCCAGCCATCCGCCGCGCCAGTCGCGGGGCTTACTCGTCCTTCATCTTGACCGCGTTGGCCTGGTCGGCCTTGAGCCCGGTGGTGCTGACCTTGCCGGTCGGCGCCTCGATGGCATCCAGGTCGGCGCCGCCGCCCGCGGGCGCGGCCACGGCATCGAGGTCAGCGGCGGCGGGGGCAGCCGGGGCGGCAACGCCGTCGAGATCGGCAGCGGTGTCGGCAGGCTTGGCGGCCGGCTTCTTCGCGGTCCTGGCCGGGGCTTTCTTCTTGGCCATGGTGGGCTTGGTCACGGCCAGCGGGCGGCTGTACAGATTGCCGTCCTGATACACCAGCATATAGGGCTGGCCCACGCTGGGCTTGACGGTCTGGCGCGCCGTCCATTGGCCGTTGACCACATTGAAGGCCAGCGGCGCTTCGCAGCTGCGATAGGTGTTCTGCCACTTGCGCGATTGGCCTCCCACGACTTGATAGACGCTGTACACGTGAGCGCAGCCGGCCTGCGGCGCATCCAGGGTGATCAAGGTGGCGCCCGCCACGTCCGCCACGTTGGCGACGGTGACGTTGACGTCCTTCGGCAGGCCCAGCTCCATCACCTTGCGCTGCTGATACAGCTTGATGTCGTAGCTGCCGTCCACATAGCGGCGCAGGGCGGCACGTTCGCCATTGACCATGAAGACCGATTGCTCCTTGGCCAACACCTCACCGAAATCGAGGGTCATGTTGCCGCTGCCATTGCTGACGCAGCCGGCCAGCAGCGCGGTCATCGCCACGCCAGCCGCCGCGATCAGCCGGCGCAGGGACATACCGGTTGCGCCCTGGGTTTCTGCTCGTACTGCGTCGGTCGTATGCATGGCTGGCCTCGATGATTCCCTGCGCAAAACCGCAAGGCGTCTGCACAAGTAATGCTAATTAAATCAAAATGTATAATTAGGGCCGGAGTTTACAAGGTTTACGCGGGTTGGAGAGGAAATGAAAAAAGTCTG is a window of Bordetella sp. N DNA encoding:
- a CDS encoding nucleotidyltransferase domain-containing protein; the protein is MSDKKDVLTALFPSALRRKALALLFSRPHEAFHVRELIRLLDVSPGALPRELLDMAEAGILRRDRRGNQVLYGVNREAPFFPELYGLIQKIAGDIPALRLALQPYAGEIDFACVFGSVARNEAGPNSDIDLLLVGDGITGRMKAELRVAMNDAGRALDIQDFTRAEYAELLHQGSPFIGEVLNNPLIMLVGEEDGLKSPGSIRGGGQS
- a CDS encoding replication-associated recombination protein A; its protein translation is MNDLFKAKPIPPLAEALRPTTLDEVVGQSHLLGPGKPLRLSFESGRPHSMILWGPPGVGKTTIARLTASAFDCEFIALSAVFSGVKDIRAAMDQAERNLSLHKRTILFVDEIHRFNKSQQDALLPYAESGLVTLIGATTENPSFEVNSALLSRSQVYVLKSLTEDELKLLVEKARADVLAHLTFDEKAIETLVGLADGDARRMLNLLEQTSSAAQVAKITDIDASFIENALTLNARRFDKGGDNFYDQISALHKSVRGSNPDGALYWFTRMLDGGVDPKYLSRRIVRMAWEDIGLADPRAMQIANDAAATFERLGSPEGELALGQAVIYLAVAAKSNAGYNAFNQARAFVKQDRSREVPIHLRNAPTKLMKELGHGHAYRYAHDEPNAYAAGETYLPDGMREPNWYQPVPRGLEIKIGEKLAVLKQWDEEARKK